Proteins encoded together in one Parasegetibacter sp. NRK P23 window:
- a CDS encoding response regulator, whose amino-acid sequence MDVRKKILLADDDLDDRELFSQILEEREDAVLLESVENGIEVLDFLNRSAETGSLPDLIIIDHNMPRMNGRQTLQEIKSDARFANIPVVIYSTYSDDHFVNGCLGEGALHVATKPFHYREYKKIVDSFIALLDKNN is encoded by the coding sequence ATGGACGTAAGAAAAAAAATATTGCTTGCAGACGACGACCTCGATGACCGTGAACTGTTTTCCCAGATATTGGAAGAACGTGAAGACGCGGTATTGCTGGAATCGGTAGAGAACGGCATTGAAGTGCTCGACTTTCTCAACCGATCAGCAGAAACCGGATCCCTGCCCGACCTGATTATAATAGATCACAACATGCCCCGGATGAACGGAAGGCAAACTTTGCAGGAAATTAAATCCGATGCACGATTCGCGAATATTCCTGTCGTCATTTACTCCACTTACAGTGACGACCATTTCGTGAATGGTTGCCTGGGAGAAGGTGCACTTCATGTAGCCACCAAACCCTTTCATTACAGGGAATACAAAAAAATAGTGGACAGCTTTATTGCGTTGCTCGACAAAAACAATTAA
- a CDS encoding chemotaxis protein CheB, with product MKTSSRTQQEQYIVAIGASAGGLEAIHEFFDNMPNGTGISFVIIQHLSSDHKSLLVELVARHTHMQVFEAKDNVELNGNCVYVIPNNKLITVKGNKLKLEEKRGDKSPNNAVDVFFQSLAKEKKQRAIAVILSGTGSDGTRGIESVKRGGGVVLVQEPDSAKFNGMPNSAVQSGYVDHVLPVQEMPAEIIVHSKQQWLHSAEEEILDEAVLPKIFDLIHQAAGNDFHYYKTPTIVRRILRRMAKHNIGTAADYLRKLENDPEECMALGKDFLIGVTRFFRDKEAFELLKNKFIAPLLTDKEDGDTVKVWISACSTGEEAYSIGILLNEVAREQQKHLDIKLFASDLEEANIAIASKGAYPEAAFQEMDSTLRDTWFQRRENGFVVTPQLRKQVVFAKHNIISDAPFIKNDLVCCRNMLIYMNPALQQKVLSTLVYAVKSGGCVFLGPSENVGAMKKHLEDISEKWKIYRKTSETTFNSQHLSFIAAQAPKDIPRREDKQPAAARQPVLQEEVFRLLSEEIKTVSFFVDDQFNIAETLGDYGQFLSMPRNSLNLNLLRMVPSEVSFLISTETRKAIREKKKIVIAPFHFNRNGQPLLWKIVIKPVAAQVLITIIEQEIQDAEGHVPPPLVLNEGFADNYALALENELSEARKTLQETVENLETANEELQSSNEELLSANEELQSSNEELQSLNEELHTLNAEHQLKIKELIELNDDLDNYFRSTDIAQIFLDQQLNIRKFNPAALQVVNLIEADNGRPFTHISHNIRYDKLNSDLDDVLRNNSLVEKEIALQNGKQMLMRIMPYLRHDKKNGGLILSFVDITAITHLNNIVKGVFNSSRSAILAFKSVRDNQHVITDFQLLTANDSAHKMLHSNADTKAPQLLNKHFPLLQENGLFQQLRKVVQEDTFWHGDVFAASKQKWYEITAVKMMDGFVVSIADISTKKSAEQKLKQHYTELIATKDKLKQANNELESKVAERTRALSESEERFRLVARATNDALWDWNLVTNENWWNETFYTKFGFTPSEEHTTRKSWTERIHPADRSAVESGIMSAINSNQPQWTQEYRFRKENGEYANILDRGYILHDEQGTPFRMLGSMFDITEIKKAEQKIAGMNEELERKVKERTRDLRVLNQALEISNNDLQQFASVASHDLQEPLRKIQMFANMLQDEFRNNLNARFSNYLDKIIISSDRMKALIQDILSYSRLSAGNDAFQLSDVNDIITGILDDFELSIKEKSATVEISPLPKLEIIPGQIRQVFHNLISNALKFIHPKRPPVISISSEHIENKSFDAPSSPDGKFIKIIFKDNGIGFDLHSAGNIFNLFHRLHSKDKFEGTGIGLAVAKKIVEKHNGLITVHSIENEGTTFTIVLPCKQQLID from the coding sequence ATGAAGACATCCTCCAGAACACAGCAGGAACAGTATATCGTGGCGATCGGCGCTTCAGCCGGCGGCCTGGAGGCCATCCATGAATTCTTCGACAATATGCCGAACGGCACCGGCATTTCCTTTGTGATCATCCAGCACCTTTCTTCCGATCACAAGAGCCTGCTCGTCGAACTTGTGGCGCGTCATACCCATATGCAGGTGTTTGAAGCGAAAGACAATGTGGAACTGAACGGCAATTGCGTTTATGTGATCCCCAACAATAAGCTGATCACGGTTAAAGGGAACAAATTAAAACTCGAAGAAAAGCGTGGCGACAAATCCCCGAACAACGCGGTGGACGTATTCTTTCAATCGCTCGCCAAGGAGAAAAAACAACGGGCCATCGCGGTCATTCTTTCAGGCACCGGTTCCGATGGCACCAGGGGCATTGAATCGGTTAAACGCGGTGGTGGCGTGGTTTTGGTGCAGGAGCCCGACTCCGCCAAGTTCAACGGCATGCCCAACAGCGCCGTACAATCCGGCTATGTGGACCATGTGCTGCCCGTGCAGGAAATGCCCGCGGAAATCATCGTGCACAGCAAACAACAATGGTTGCATTCTGCAGAAGAAGAAATCCTGGATGAAGCCGTGTTACCGAAAATATTCGACCTGATCCACCAGGCGGCGGGCAATGATTTCCATTATTATAAAACACCCACCATCGTGCGGCGCATCCTGCGCCGGATGGCGAAACACAATATAGGAACGGCCGCGGATTACCTGCGGAAACTGGAAAACGATCCTGAGGAATGTATGGCGCTGGGCAAAGATTTCCTGATAGGCGTAACGCGGTTTTTCCGCGACAAAGAAGCTTTTGAACTACTCAAAAATAAATTCATCGCCCCTCTCCTGACCGACAAAGAAGATGGCGACACCGTTAAGGTATGGATCAGCGCCTGCAGCACCGGCGAGGAAGCCTATTCCATTGGGATTCTGTTGAACGAAGTGGCACGGGAACAGCAAAAACACCTCGACATTAAACTCTTCGCTTCCGACCTGGAAGAGGCCAATATTGCCATCGCCTCAAAAGGGGCCTATCCGGAAGCCGCGTTCCAGGAGATGGATTCCACCCTTCGTGACACCTGGTTCCAGCGCAGGGAGAACGGGTTCGTGGTAACCCCGCAACTCCGTAAACAGGTGGTGTTCGCGAAACACAACATCATCAGCGACGCGCCCTTCATTAAGAATGACCTGGTTTGTTGCAGAAACATGCTCATCTACATGAACCCGGCGCTGCAACAGAAAGTGTTGTCTACACTGGTGTACGCGGTAAAAAGCGGTGGCTGTGTTTTCCTTGGTCCAAGCGAAAATGTGGGCGCCATGAAAAAGCACCTGGAGGACATTAGTGAGAAATGGAAAATTTACCGCAAAACCAGTGAAACTACTTTCAACAGCCAGCATCTGTCGTTTATAGCGGCACAGGCGCCTAAAGATATTCCCCGCAGGGAGGATAAGCAACCGGCTGCCGCAAGGCAACCTGTGCTGCAGGAAGAAGTTTTCAGGTTGTTGAGTGAAGAAATAAAAACGGTCTCCTTCTTTGTAGACGACCAGTTCAATATAGCAGAGACCCTTGGCGATTATGGCCAGTTCCTTTCCATGCCCAGGAACAGCCTTAACCTGAACCTCCTGCGCATGGTGCCTTCCGAAGTATCTTTTCTGATCAGCACGGAAACCCGGAAAGCGATCCGGGAAAAGAAGAAAATCGTGATCGCGCCCTTCCATTTCAACAGAAACGGGCAACCGCTTTTGTGGAAGATCGTCATTAAACCCGTGGCGGCACAGGTACTCATCACCATTATTGAACAGGAAATTCAGGATGCTGAAGGACACGTTCCCCCTCCCCTCGTGCTGAATGAGGGCTTTGCCGACAACTACGCGCTGGCGCTGGAAAACGAATTGAGTGAGGCCCGGAAAACCTTGCAGGAAACGGTGGAGAACCTGGAAACCGCCAACGAGGAATTGCAAAGCTCCAATGAAGAACTGCTTTCGGCCAATGAAGAGTTGCAAAGTTCTAATGAGGAACTGCAATCGCTGAACGAAGAACTGCATACGCTGAACGCGGAACACCAACTGAAGATTAAGGAACTGATAGAACTGAACGATGACCTGGACAACTATTTCAGGAGTACCGACATCGCGCAGATATTCCTCGACCAACAGCTCAATATCAGAAAATTCAATCCTGCGGCACTGCAAGTGGTCAACCTGATAGAAGCTGACAACGGGAGGCCATTTACCCATATTTCCCACAACATCCGTTACGATAAACTGAACAGCGATCTGGATGACGTGCTCCGGAACAATTCCCTGGTAGAGAAAGAAATCGCGTTGCAGAACGGCAAACAAATGCTGATGCGCATCATGCCTTATCTCCGGCATGATAAAAAGAACGGTGGCCTTATCCTGAGTTTCGTAGACATCACCGCCATCACGCACCTGAACAATATCGTTAAAGGGGTATTCAATTCCAGCAGAAGCGCCATTCTTGCCTTTAAATCCGTAAGGGACAACCAACATGTGATTACCGACTTCCAGCTGCTCACCGCCAATGACTCCGCCCACAAAATGCTGCACAGCAATGCAGACACGAAAGCGCCGCAACTCCTGAACAAACATTTCCCGCTGCTACAGGAAAACGGACTGTTCCAGCAACTCAGGAAAGTGGTGCAGGAAGATACTTTCTGGCATGGCGATGTTTTTGCCGCGTCCAAACAGAAATGGTATGAGATAACCGCCGTGAAAATGATGGATGGATTTGTGGTGAGTATTGCTGATATCAGCACGAAAAAATCAGCGGAACAAAAACTGAAACAGCATTATACGGAACTGATCGCCACCAAGGATAAACTCAAACAAGCCAACAACGAGCTTGAATCAAAAGTGGCCGAAAGAACCAGGGCGCTCTCCGAAAGTGAAGAACGTTTCCGCCTGGTAGCCAGGGCTACGAACGACGCACTCTGGGACTGGAACCTGGTCACCAACGAAAACTGGTGGAACGAAACTTTCTATACCAAATTCGGCTTCACGCCATCAGAAGAGCACACAACAAGAAAATCATGGACGGAGCGCATACACCCCGCCGACAGATCAGCTGTTGAAAGCGGTATCATGAGCGCTATCAACAGCAATCAACCGCAATGGACACAGGAATACCGTTTCCGGAAAGAAAACGGCGAATACGCCAATATACTCGACCGCGGCTATATTCTACACGATGAACAGGGAACACCGTTCCGGATGCTCGGCTCCATGTTCGACATCACCGAAATCAAAAAAGCCGAACAGAAAATCGCGGGGATGAACGAAGAACTGGAGAGAAAAGTCAAGGAAAGAACGCGTGACCTGCGTGTACTGAACCAGGCGCTGGAAATCAGCAACAACGACCTGCAACAGTTCGCCTCCGTAGCATCGCACGACCTGCAGGAACCCCTCCGGAAAATCCAGATGTTCGCCAATATGCTTCAAGACGAATTCCGGAACAACCTGAACGCGCGTTTCAGCAACTACCTCGATAAAATCATCATTTCTTCCGACAGAATGAAAGCCCTGATACAGGATATCCTGAGTTATTCCAGGCTCTCCGCTGGCAATGACGCCTTTCAGTTGTCGGACGTAAATGATATAATTACCGGCATCCTGGATGATTTCGAATTGTCCATAAAGGAGAAGAGCGCCACTGTGGAAATAAGCCCCCTCCCGAAGCTGGAAATTATCCCCGGACAAATAAGGCAGGTGTTCCACAACCTCATTAGTAACGCATTAAAATTCATTCACCCTAAGCGACCGCCCGTCATCAGCATCAGTTCGGAACATATTGAAAACAAATCGTTTGACGCGCCTTCATCCCCCGATGGAAAATTCATTAAGATAATTTTTAAAGATAATGGCATAGGATTTGACTTGCACTCCGCAGGCAACATATTCAACCTCTTTCACCGCCTTCATTCCAAAGATAAATTTGAAGGAACAGGTATAGGTCTTGCCGTAGCTAAAAAAATCGTTGAGAAACACAACGGACTGATCACCGTACACAGCATAGAAAACGAAGGAACTACCTTTACAATAGTTTTACCCTGCAAACAGCAACTGATTGATTAA
- a CDS encoding GAF domain-containing protein: MNQEQFSKYDSEFCGSVPIHLINVIQPYGVLLVVDINSLSIIQVSENTFPLFGVSAINMVEKKLSEFISDKEITELKTHLSEGVTEKLPLLWELNGERYTLIAHRKNNCFILEIENLPSGGGEDAHFVRVFRKIKNAMSNIEAAVSTEAACTVAAAELKKVSGFDKVMIYRFDEDWNGHVLAEAMEEGMESYIGFTFPASDIPKQARDLYLSNPYRYIPNREYAPVRLYPVINPATATFIDLSDCNIRGVSKVHLEYLGNMRVNASMSTRILFNGKLWGLIACHHRTARTMNYTMCAVFELLSGIISNKITSLYNRERLTKEEKVHQVYNTMVEALFKTGDVPGSLLFGAKTVLDLFSASGAILYFGNRSYSVGTVPPPEETDDLLLWLHTRKLRATLPVAALSVEYDRAELFQDIASGLLALPLNTQRDEYLLLFRPETVQTINWGGNPEERIFFEKDMRTYHPRYSFKLWQENVTGVSLPWEDVELNIAESLRSLIFQYNAENP; encoded by the coding sequence ATGAACCAGGAACAGTTTAGCAAATATGACTCGGAATTCTGTGGAAGTGTTCCCATCCACCTCATCAACGTAATACAACCTTACGGGGTATTGCTGGTGGTGGACATCAACAGCCTTTCCATCATCCAGGTGAGTGAAAACACCTTCCCGCTTTTCGGTGTCTCGGCCATCAACATGGTGGAGAAAAAACTTTCGGAGTTCATCAGCGACAAAGAAATAACGGAGCTGAAAACACACCTTTCCGAAGGCGTTACGGAAAAGCTCCCTTTATTGTGGGAACTGAACGGTGAACGCTATACGCTGATAGCGCACCGGAAAAACAACTGCTTCATCCTGGAGATAGAGAACCTTCCCTCCGGTGGAGGTGAAGATGCGCACTTTGTACGGGTGTTCAGGAAAATCAAAAACGCCATGTCCAACATAGAAGCTGCCGTTTCCACAGAGGCGGCATGTACCGTGGCGGCGGCAGAACTGAAAAAGGTTTCGGGTTTCGATAAAGTGATGATTTACCGGTTTGATGAAGACTGGAACGGGCACGTACTGGCGGAGGCCATGGAAGAAGGAATGGAATCGTATATCGGCTTCACCTTCCCCGCTTCCGATATTCCCAAACAGGCCAGGGACCTGTATCTATCCAACCCGTACCGGTATATTCCCAACCGTGAATACGCTCCGGTAAGGTTGTACCCCGTTATCAACCCCGCTACGGCGACATTCATAGACTTATCAGATTGTAATATCAGAGGGGTAAGTAAGGTGCACCTGGAATACCTGGGCAACATGCGCGTGAATGCTTCCATGAGTACACGTATTCTTTTCAATGGTAAACTCTGGGGGCTCATCGCCTGCCACCACCGCACCGCACGCACCATGAACTATACCATGTGCGCCGTTTTCGAACTGTTATCTGGCATCATCTCGAATAAGATCACTTCTTTGTATAACCGTGAACGTTTGACCAAGGAGGAAAAAGTACACCAGGTGTACAATACCATGGTGGAAGCCCTCTTCAAAACGGGCGACGTACCGGGCAGTTTACTCTTTGGCGCCAAAACCGTCCTCGATCTTTTTTCCGCATCCGGCGCGATACTGTATTTCGGTAACCGGTCTTACAGCGTTGGCACCGTTCCGCCACCGGAAGAAACGGACGACCTCCTGCTTTGGCTGCATACCCGGAAGTTGCGCGCCACCTTGCCCGTTGCCGCACTTTCAGTGGAATACGACAGGGCTGAGCTTTTCCAGGATATAGCCAGTGGCTTGCTGGCCCTTCCATTGAATACGCAGCGGGATGAATACCTTCTGCTCTTCCGGCCGGAAACCGTGCAAACCATCAACTGGGGCGGAAACCCGGAGGAAAGGATTTTCTTTGAAAAAGACATGAGAACCTACCATCCGCGGTATTCCTTCAAACTATGGCAGGAAAATGTAACGGGCGTATCGCTGCCCTGGGAAGATGTAGAACTCAATATAGCCGAAAGTCTGAGAAGCTTAATATTCCAGTATAATGCTGAAAACCCATGA
- a CDS encoding biliverdin-producing heme oxygenase — MSLNLETDLTSALKSFTKIPHASIEKNLLRHLRNISCNADYISILRLMYGYYHPLENKIEAVLGREESSRKAAWILKDLDILGNRFHNTPLCIELPVITDEAEALGALYVLEGSTLGGVHIAQMIAKKIPGNPGLPLAFFEGYGADTLDRWKRFCSVLNEKNFSPREKEKALTTAGQTFVLFEKWIRENEPGTV; from the coding sequence ATGTCGTTAAACTTAGAAACGGATCTCACTTCAGCCCTTAAATCTTTTACTAAAATACCACATGCCTCAATAGAGAAAAATCTACTTCGCCACCTGAGGAATATCAGCTGTAATGCAGACTACATCAGTATTCTACGATTGATGTATGGTTATTACCATCCCCTTGAAAACAAGATAGAAGCTGTACTGGGCAGGGAAGAATCTTCCAGGAAAGCCGCATGGATATTAAAGGATCTGGACATTTTGGGGAACAGATTCCACAACACCCCTTTGTGTATTGAACTTCCTGTTATAACTGATGAAGCAGAAGCCCTGGGTGCGCTTTATGTATTGGAAGGTTCAACGCTGGGTGGTGTGCATATCGCGCAAATGATTGCTAAAAAAATACCCGGAAACCCCGGGTTACCACTCGCCTTTTTTGAAGGATACGGAGCGGATACCCTGGACCGGTGGAAGCGATTTTGCTCGGTGCTGAATGAAAAAAACTTTTCTCCGCGGGAAAAGGAAAAGGCGTTGACAACCGCGGGCCAGACATTTGTGTTATTTGAAAAATGGATAAGGGAAAATGAACCAGGAACAGTTTAG